One genomic segment of Chitinophaga sancti includes these proteins:
- a CDS encoding valine--tRNA ligase yields the protein MELSKNYTPASVEGKWYQHWMDKGYFRSKPDNRPPFTVVIPPPNVTGVLHMGHTLNETVQDILVRRARMSGFNACWVPGSDHASIATEAKVVNMLKTEKGIEKSQLTREEFLKHAFEWKEKYGGIIYSQIKKLGCSCDWDRVTFTMDDHYYEAVIKVFVDLYNKGKIYRGARMINWDPKAKTALSDEEVLYKDLQGKLYHVQYALEDGDGNLTGESITIATQRPETIMGDTAICVNPDDERYKHLIGHFAVVPLINRRVPIIFDTYVDKEFGTGALKVTPAHDINDYNLGLKHNLEVVDTLNDDGTLSVAAGVFIGEDRFKARKLVVAALADQGLLVKEQEYTTRLGYSERNPDTVVEPRISTQWFVKMAELSKPALDAVVNGDVKIHPGDRFMATYKYWMENVKDWCISRQLWWGQRIPSYYAPDGTFEVATSLDNAVAQFKAKGVEVKAEDLRQDEDCLDTWFSSWLWPMEVFNGVSNPNNEEINYYYPTNVLVTGQDIIFFWVARMIMAGLEYKNEKPFGDVYFTGMVRDKLGRKMSKQLGNSPDLLELIDRFGADAVRFGIMIASPAGNDLLFDDSSCEQGRNFNNKIWNALRLVKMWEGRVAEGASYSEEAHFAVNWFENRLNEVKAQVIDLFKDFKLSEALNLICNHLIRNDFCNWYLEWVKPGFEQPIDAAIYKKTVYFFEELMQLAHPFLPFVTEEIYQLLATREAGDDLTIKQYATPATVDANILAQGELAKEVITSIRDARAKNQIKPKDPIALHIDTAQQKAFKQIEDMLIKQVNAKAISYVNAPVSGCIALVIQKDKFYLETETALDPAAQKEALLKDLAYNEGFLASVDKKLSNEKFVQNAKPEAVELERRKKADAEAKIAAITESLKSL from the coding sequence ATGGAACTTTCTAAAAATTATACACCTGCTTCAGTTGAAGGCAAGTGGTACCAACACTGGATGGACAAAGGGTATTTCCGTAGTAAACCGGACAACCGCCCTCCTTTTACCGTTGTAATACCTCCGCCAAACGTCACCGGCGTCCTGCATATGGGACATACCCTGAACGAAACTGTACAGGATATTCTGGTACGCCGTGCCCGCATGAGTGGCTTTAATGCCTGCTGGGTGCCCGGTTCCGACCATGCTTCCATTGCCACAGAAGCCAAAGTGGTAAACATGCTCAAAACTGAAAAGGGCATCGAAAAATCACAACTCACCCGCGAGGAATTCCTGAAACACGCTTTCGAGTGGAAGGAAAAATATGGCGGTATCATTTACAGCCAGATCAAAAAACTCGGCTGCTCCTGCGACTGGGATCGTGTCACCTTCACCATGGATGACCACTACTATGAAGCAGTGATCAAAGTATTCGTAGACCTCTATAATAAAGGTAAAATATACAGGGGTGCCCGTATGATCAACTGGGACCCTAAAGCTAAAACCGCACTCAGTGACGAAGAAGTACTGTACAAAGACCTGCAGGGTAAACTGTACCATGTACAATATGCATTGGAAGATGGCGATGGTAACCTCACCGGCGAATCTATCACCATCGCAACCCAACGTCCTGAAACCATCATGGGCGATACCGCTATCTGCGTAAACCCTGACGATGAACGCTACAAACACCTGATCGGCCACTTCGCTGTTGTTCCGCTGATCAACCGTCGTGTACCCATCATCTTCGATACTTACGTTGACAAGGAATTTGGTACCGGTGCACTGAAGGTTACACCCGCACACGATATCAATGACTATAACCTGGGCCTGAAACACAACCTCGAAGTTGTTGATACCCTCAATGACGACGGTACCCTCAGCGTCGCTGCCGGCGTATTCATCGGCGAAGACCGCTTCAAAGCACGTAAACTGGTGGTGGCTGCCCTCGCTGATCAGGGCCTGCTGGTAAAAGAACAGGAATATACTACCCGCCTCGGTTACAGCGAACGTAACCCGGACACTGTAGTTGAACCCCGTATCAGTACCCAATGGTTCGTGAAGATGGCAGAACTGTCAAAACCTGCCCTCGATGCAGTTGTAAACGGTGATGTTAAGATCCACCCCGGCGATCGCTTCATGGCGACCTACAAATATTGGATGGAAAATGTAAAGGACTGGTGTATCTCCCGTCAACTCTGGTGGGGACAGCGCATTCCTTCTTACTATGCACCGGATGGTACTTTTGAAGTGGCTACCAGCCTTGACAACGCTGTCGCACAGTTCAAAGCAAAAGGTGTGGAAGTGAAAGCGGAAGACCTCCGCCAGGATGAAGACTGCCTGGATACCTGGTTCTCCAGCTGGCTCTGGCCCATGGAAGTGTTCAACGGCGTTTCCAACCCTAACAACGAAGAGATCAACTACTACTACCCTACTAACGTACTGGTAACTGGTCAGGATATCATCTTCTTCTGGGTGGCACGTATGATCATGGCAGGTCTGGAATATAAAAATGAAAAGCCATTCGGTGATGTATACTTCACCGGTATGGTGCGTGATAAACTTGGGCGTAAGATGAGTAAGCAACTGGGTAACTCCCCGGACCTGCTGGAACTGATCGACCGCTTTGGTGCCGATGCCGTTCGTTTCGGTATCATGATCGCCTCCCCTGCCGGTAATGACCTGCTGTTTGACGATTCAAGCTGTGAACAGGGACGTAACTTCAATAACAAGATCTGGAATGCCCTGAGACTGGTGAAAATGTGGGAAGGTCGTGTGGCTGAAGGCGCCAGCTACAGCGAAGAAGCTCACTTTGCAGTCAACTGGTTTGAAAACAGACTGAATGAAGTAAAAGCACAGGTAATCGATCTGTTCAAGGATTTCAAACTGAGCGAAGCCCTGAACCTGATCTGTAACCACCTGATCAGGAACGACTTCTGTAACTGGTACCTGGAATGGGTGAAACCTGGTTTTGAACAGCCAATCGATGCTGCTATCTATAAAAAGACGGTTTACTTCTTCGAAGAACTGATGCAGTTAGCACATCCGTTCCTGCCATTTGTAACGGAAGAGATCTACCAGCTCCTCGCTACCCGCGAAGCCGGAGACGACCTGACTATAAAACAATATGCAACACCTGCCACCGTTGATGCCAACATCCTGGCACAGGGCGAGCTGGCCAAAGAAGTGATCACCAGCATCCGCGATGCTCGTGCCAAGAACCAGATCAAGCCTAAAGATCCGATTGCATTGCACATCGATACTGCACAACAGAAAGCCTTCAAACAAATTGAAGACATGCTGATCAAGCAGGTAAATGCAAAAGCGATCAGTTATGTGAATGCACCAGTAAGTGGCTGTATTGCCTTGGTAATACAAAAGGATAAGTTCTACCTGGAAACAGAAACTGCACTCGATCCTGCTGCACAAAAAGAAGCGTTGCTGAAAGACCTTGCCTACAACGAGGGCTTCCTTGCCTCTGTAGACAAGAAGCTAAGCAATGAAAAATTTGTACAGAATGCCAAGCCGGAAGCTGTTGAGCTGGAACGCAGAAAGAAAGCTGATGCCGAAGCAAAGATTGCCGCTATTACGGAAAGTTTAAAATCCTTATAA